From the genome of Flavobacterium luteolum, one region includes:
- a CDS encoding RagB/SusD family nutrient uptake outer membrane protein, producing the protein MKKYIKNSISRLVPFVLLAAFSSSCSKDFLEADPLSFYEPETTFSTEAGLQATLALCDKQLRNNYIHFGYSGVSVPIGTEYLFSDMAQYGKTDTGSNIADYANTIVPTGDYRRDAGGEHIYLGFLWTEAYTGIKNANTVLTYIDKVTTLTEDVKRKYIGQAYFHRAYRYLNLVYQFGDIPLITKILEVPKQSYYSTKKEAIIEMITADMEKAVEWVPEQSKIGYVGMISKGACRQLLIKCYLASGRFADAEAQANILINQSGYTLVQGNLGIFDPGGNPTAWPITRNVIWDLHRPENKVIAANTEAILVAPNGGAQSFLAFSSMRIFGPNWNDANLITPDGKTAAPRFPSNDKTNYNVKYDYQRAIGRGIGTISGSYYSQHPMWVVNGVEDKVDLRHNSTVGNWVNMEDLKYAPGAGGSATWAGQNFRMKDATGKLLAQDSIRDWYDFPHYKIFYHDVVAEANPAANDFQGATAGASAHMYIYRLAETYLLRAEARFYQGNVSGAAQDVNVVRARAKASRMYTTVTIGDICAERGRELYMEEWRNVELKRISHCLALSGKADEWGNTYNKDTWDKQSGKDATGGSYWWQRIVHYTLYNKYPAGIAIKPGVKFYSMDKRNNYWPIPYKLAIEPNIKGQLSQNFGYDGYDAGVKVWDKWQDAVADESKI; encoded by the coding sequence ATGAAAAAATATATAAAAAATAGCATTTCAAGACTAGTGCCATTTGTATTATTGGCAGCGTTTTCTAGTTCTTGTTCAAAAGATTTTCTCGAAGCAGATCCGCTTTCATTCTACGAACCAGAAACTACATTTTCTACAGAAGCTGGGTTACAGGCAACTTTAGCATTGTGCGATAAACAATTGCGCAATAACTATATTCACTTTGGTTATTCTGGTGTTAGTGTGCCAATTGGAACGGAATACCTCTTCTCTGATATGGCGCAATATGGAAAAACAGATACAGGAAGTAATATTGCCGATTATGCTAATACTATTGTTCCTACAGGAGATTATAGAAGAGATGCGGGTGGAGAACATATTTATCTTGGGTTCCTTTGGACTGAAGCTTATACAGGAATTAAGAATGCTAATACTGTATTAACCTATATTGACAAAGTGACAACTTTAACAGAAGATGTTAAACGTAAATATATCGGGCAAGCTTATTTTCATAGAGCATACCGTTATCTTAACTTAGTATACCAATTTGGAGACATTCCTTTGATTACTAAAATTTTAGAAGTTCCAAAACAGAGCTATTATTCTACTAAAAAAGAAGCCATCATAGAAATGATTACAGCAGATATGGAGAAAGCTGTAGAATGGGTACCTGAACAATCAAAAATAGGTTATGTAGGTATGATTAGTAAAGGTGCTTGCCGTCAGTTATTAATTAAATGCTATTTGGCATCTGGAAGATTTGCTGATGCTGAAGCACAAGCAAACATTTTGATTAATCAATCTGGTTATACTTTGGTACAAGGCAATTTAGGAATTTTTGATCCAGGAGGAAATCCTACTGCATGGCCTATTACAAGAAATGTAATCTGGGACTTGCACAGACCAGAAAATAAAGTAATTGCAGCAAACACTGAAGCTATTTTGGTAGCACCAAATGGAGGAGCACAATCATTTTTAGCATTTTCTTCAATGAGAATTTTTGGGCCAAACTGGAATGATGCCAACTTAATTACTCCAGATGGTAAAACAGCAGCGCCTCGTTTTCCATCGAATGATAAAACAAACTATAATGTAAAATATGATTACCAAAGAGCAATCGGACGTGGTATTGGTACCATCAGCGGCTCATATTATTCACAGCATCCAATGTGGGTTGTTAATGGTGTTGAAGACAAAGTAGATCTTAGACATAATAGTACAGTTGGCAACTGGGTAAATATGGAAGACCTTAAATATGCTCCTGGGGCTGGTGGAAGTGCAACATGGGCTGGGCAAAACTTCAGAATGAAGGATGCTACAGGTAAATTATTAGCACAAGATTCTATCCGTGATTGGTATGATTTCCCTCATTACAAAATCTTCTATCACGACGTTGTAGCCGAAGCAAATCCGGCAGCAAATGATTTTCAGGGAGCTACTGCAGGTGCAAGTGCTCATATGTATATTTATCGCTTAGCCGAAACGTATTTATTGCGCGCCGAAGCACGTTTTTATCAAGGTAATGTTTCTGGAGCCGCTCAAGATGTGAATGTAGTGAGAGCAAGAGCTAAAGCTTCTCGAATGTACACGACAGTAACTATTGGTGATATTTGTGCCGAAAGAGGAAGAGAACTTTATATGGAAGAATGGAGAAATGTAGAGTTAAAACGTATCTCGCACTGTCTGGCTCTGAGTGGAAAAGCAGATGAATGGGGAAATACTTATAATAAGGACACTTGGGATAAACAATCAGGAAAAGATGCAACTGGCGGAAGCTACTGGTGGCAACGTATTGTTCATTATACTCTTTACAATAAATATCCAGCAGGTATTGCTATTAAACCAGGAGTAAAATTTTATTCTATGGATAAGCGAAATAATTATTGGCCAATTCCTTATAAACTTGCTATAGAACCTAATATCAAAGGTCAATTAAGTCAAAATTTTGGTTATGACGGATATGATGCAGGAGTAAAAGTTTGGGATAAATGGCAAGATGCTGTTGCTGACGAAAGCAAAATTTAA